TTGGCCTGTGCCAAAAGCTGTTCAAGCGATGTGCCCGACCCAGCGGCAGCACGTCTGTCTTTCGCCGCTTTCTCGCGATAGTCAGCGATCTCACGAGCTTGCGCTTCGGTGTCCACAACGTTCAACACGTCGCCCGCTTCTGGAGTACCGTTGAGTCCCAAGACTTCCACCGGAACCGATGGTCCGGCTTCCTTGACCCGATCACCCCGGTCATTGATGAGTGCACGAACCCGGCCATATTGCTCACCGACAACAAAGATATCCCCTTGTTTGAGGGTTCCGCGCTGAACCAGAACTGTCGCAACGGGACCACGGCCTACATCAAGCTGGGCCTCAATCACCGCGCCTTCAGCAGCCCGGTCCGGATTCGCGGTCAGTTCAAGGATCTCCGCTTGAAGCGCAATAGCCTCGAGCAATTCATCAAGGCCTTGACCAGTGATCGCAGAAACTTCGACATCCTGCACTTCGCCTGACATCTTCTCGACAATCACTTCATGCTGCAACAGGTCGGTTCGCACCTTGTCTGGGTTCGCTTCTGGTTTGTCGACCTTGTTGATCGCCACGATCATCGGCACTTCTGCGGCCTTGGCGTGGTTAATCGCCTCAATGGTCTGTGGCATAACCGCGTCGTCCGCCGCTACAACAAGAACGACGATATCTGTAACCTGCGCACCGCGAGCGCGCATACTGGTGAACGCCGCGTGGCCAGGCGTATCGAGAAAACTCAAAACGGCACCGCTTTCGGTTTCTACCTGATAGGCACCAATATGTTGCGTAATTCCACCAGCCTCGCCTGCGACAACCTTCGCGTCGCGAATTGCGTCCAGAAGAGAAGTCTTTCCGTGATCGACGTGCCCCATGATCGTAATGACCGGTGGGCGTGGCTTGAGGTCTTTGTCGTCGTCATCAACCGAGTCGATTACGTCTTCCACATCCGCATCACTCACACGAGTGACCTTGTGGCCAAACTCCTCAATAATCAGCTCTGCAGTGTCCGCATCAATTGCTTCGTTCTGCGTCACCATCATACCGTTGTTCATCAGAGCCTTGACCACGTCGCCGACGCGCTCTGCCATCCGGTTGGCAAGCTCAGACACAACAATCACTTCTGGCAGTTGCACTTCGCGGACAACTTTTTCACGCGATTCGACGCCACCCATTGCTTTTTGGCGTGCCCGTTCCTGCTTGCGCTTCATCGCAGCCATGGATTTCTGGCGTCCGCCTTCGCCACCCGACAGCGCCTGGTTCAGTGTCAGCTTGCCAGACCGGCGACTGTTGTCATCGCCTCGGCCTTTGTTTCCCCGGCCACGGCTGTCATCACGGTCGCGATCAGTTCTGCGCGGTGCCTGTTTGGGCGCACGTTGCTGTTGAGGTGCATCCGCAGCAGGTGCAGCCGCAGCAGCGGCGACAGCCTTCTTCGCAGCCTCTTCAGACTCGCGTTTTTTGCGATCTTCCTCATCTGCCTTCGCTTTGGCCCGTTCTTCGGCCTCGCGCTGTTCGCGTTCCTTGGCTTCCGCTTCCTGGCGTCGACGGTGCTTTTCTTCCTCGCGCGCCTTTTCTTCGGCCTCGCGATTTGCAGCCTCTTCAGACTCGCGCTCTTTGGCCGCGGCCAACGCCTTCATACGACGCTCGTATTCGGCCTCTGTGATGCCCGCAGGGCGCTTGGACGCATTGCCCGAAGCGCCGGAAGACGCGGACACACTCGCTGCCGGAGCCGCCGCACCCGGCTTGGGCTTGACGATCCGTTTCCGCTTGGTTTCCACCACGACGTTCTTGGTGCGCCCATGGCTGAAGCTCTGCTTCACGTTCCCCGAACGGGGACCGCCACGCACACCCAGAGTTTTCTTTCCGTCGTTGTCGCTCATCTACTTCAACTTCCTTTCCGGTGGGG
This DNA window, taken from Roseovarius sp. S88, encodes the following:
- the infB gene encoding translation initiation factor IF-2, producing the protein MSDNDGKKTLGVRGGPRSGNVKQSFSHGRTKNVVVETKRKRIVKPKPGAAAPAASVSASSGASGNASKRPAGITEAEYERRMKALAAAKERESEEAANREAEEKAREEEKHRRRQEAEAKEREQREAEERAKAKADEEDRKKRESEEAAKKAVAAAAAAPAADAPQQQRAPKQAPRRTDRDRDDSRGRGNKGRGDDNSRRSGKLTLNQALSGGEGGRQKSMAAMKRKQERARQKAMGGVESREKVVREVQLPEVIVVSELANRMAERVGDVVKALMNNGMMVTQNEAIDADTAELIIEEFGHKVTRVSDADVEDVIDSVDDDDKDLKPRPPVITIMGHVDHGKTSLLDAIRDAKVVAGEAGGITQHIGAYQVETESGAVLSFLDTPGHAAFTSMRARGAQVTDIVVLVVAADDAVMPQTIEAINHAKAAEVPMIVAINKVDKPEANPDKVRTDLLQHEVIVEKMSGEVQDVEVSAITGQGLDELLEAIALQAEILELTANPDRAAEGAVIEAQLDVGRGPVATVLVQRGTLKQGDIFVVGEQYGRVRALINDRGDRVKEAGPSVPVEVLGLNGTPEAGDVLNVVDTEAQAREIADYREKAAKDRRAAAGSGTSLEQLLAQAKENENVAELPILVKADVQGSAEAIVQAMEKIGNEEVRVRVLHSGVGAITESDVGLAEASGAPVIGFNVRANAPARNSANQKGVEIRYYSVIYDLVDDVKAAASGLLGAEIRENFIGYAQIKEVFKVTGVGKVAGCLVTEGVARRSAGVRLLRDDVVIHEGTLKTLKRFKDEVPEVQSGQECGMAFENYDDIRADDVIEIFEREEIERNLD